Proteins co-encoded in one Rattus rattus isolate New Zealand chromosome 5, Rrattus_CSIRO_v1, whole genome shotgun sequence genomic window:
- the Mdk gene encoding midkine, which yields MRMQHRSFFLLALLALLAVTTAVAKKKDKVKKGSECSEWTWGPCTPSSKDCGMGFREGTCGAQTQRIHCKVPCNWKKEFGADCKYKFESWGACDGSTGTKARQGTLKKARYNAQCQETIRVTKPCTSKTKSKAKAKKGKGKD from the exons atgag GATGCAGCACCGAAGTTTCTTCCTTCTAGCCCTTCTTGCCCTCTTGGCGGTCACGACCGCGGTGGCCAAAAAGAAAG ACAAGGTGAAGAAGGGCAGCGAGTGTTCGGAGTGGACCTGGGGGCCCTGCACCCCCAGCAGCAAGGACTGCGGCATGGGTTTCCGCGAGGGTACCTGTGGGGCCCAGACCCAGCGCATCCATTGCAAGGTGCCCTGCAACTGGAAGAAGGAGTTTGGAG CCGACTGCAAATACAAGTTTGAGAGCTGGGGGGCGTGTGATGGGAGCACTGGCACCAAAGCCCGCCAAGGGACCCTGAAGAAGGCTCGGTACAATGCCCAGTGCCAGGAGACCATCCGCGTGACCAAGCCCTGCACCTCCAAGACCAAGTCAAAAGCCAAAG ccaagaaaggaaaaggaaaggactgA